TGGCCCTGCTATCCACCGGCTGTGCGTCGCTGACGCCGCCCGGCCGGGGAATGAGCCTGAGCTACACGCCGCGCGAGGCCGTGGTGCCGTCGTCAGTCGAAGGGCCGAGTGAGCGGTCTCCACTCGCCCTCGCCTCCACCCCACATGAGCCCGAGGCACCGACGCGGCTGCAACGTCGCCAGGGCGCACGGGAAGCCATGACGGCGGCGGGCCCTGGCAGCGCCGAGAGAACTACATGGCAGAGCGCCCTCGCGGCCCATCTGGCCTTTCGCGGTGCCGTCGGCGACGTTTCCGGCACCACACGTCGGCTCTCCGGCGAACTCTCCAGACTCGAGGCCAGCACCTCTGGCATCGCCGGCAGGGCCTCCGGCCTCTTCGTCCGCTACGTCGACCATGGAGTCCAGCAACTGAGGTGGATGGAGGCCGAACTCGCCGCCGCCACCCGGTTGGCCAACGCCGCTTCGGAGGTGAAGGACTCGGACATGCAGCTCGCCCTGCTGCGCCTCGCCGGTCCACGGCTCGAGTCCGCCATGATGGGCTCCCTCCTGCTCTCCGTCTGGCTCGACTTCCTCCACCTCACCGACGTCGCCCTCAAACAGCAGTTCTACAGCGTGGAGAGGCTGTTCGTGGACATGGACCGCGTCCAGAAGATGCTCCAGCCCTCCATGACGGCACTCTCCTCCGGGGAGTCAGGACAGGTGGAGGCCGCGGCGAAAGACATGCCCATGCTGGTAGGCCACCTCACCCGCGAATTCGCGGCGACACGTGAGGCCATGCGCGCGGGGGCGGAGAAAATCCAGAAGATTCTGGTGCTCAAGGAGGCCATCGAGGCGCTCACCCTGCTCTCGGCGTTGAAGTTCTCGCTGCCCTCGCTGCCACCGTCCGCTCCCGCCCTGCTCGGAGTGGGACTGGTGGCGGGAGGCGATGG
The window above is part of the Cystobacter ferrugineus genome. Proteins encoded here:
- a CDS encoding DUF2380 domain-containing protein, which produces MRDDLPRARRVGLVFAMALLSTGCASLTPPGRGMSLSYTPREAVVPSSVEGPSERSPLALASTPHEPEAPTRLQRRQGAREAMTAAGPGSAERTTWQSALAAHLAFRGAVGDVSGTTRRLSGELSRLEASTSGIAGRASGLFVRYVDHGVQQLRWMEAELAAATRLANAASEVKDSDMQLALLRLAGPRLESAMMGSLLLSVWLDFLHLTDVALKQQFYSVERLFVDMDRVQKMLQPSMTALSSGESGQVEAAAKDMPMLVGHLTREFAATREAMRAGAEKIQKILVLKEAIEALTLLSALKFSLPSLPPSAPALLGVGLVAGGDGVMMGTRIVVSAEWVEMMHRLVRAGVLTLPVVGAAVRIQAGQVMMAQSHDELPKGVRDALGDGPEVRGMRVTGRAGAGMNEPPRHHVLPKEFRAWFEKRGFTGEMDIDQFCIKMEQANHEAIHGGGNWKLGRAWPGEWNRMLMEALHDAEIDAGRMLARNEVLDIAAEAMQRYKIPMNFIRWRGR